One window of the Nicotiana tabacum cultivar K326 chromosome 4, ASM71507v2, whole genome shotgun sequence genome contains the following:
- the LOC107766030 gene encoding cytochrome P450 94B3-like: MFLSLLLSFILGFLSFSFLSFSKKLHLKCRRITPIYGPSSYPILGCLISFYKNSHRLLDWYTELLSESPTQTILVQRFGAPRTIITANANNVEHILKTNFINYPKGQPFTEILGDFLGMGIFNVDGERWNTQRKLASHEFSTKSLREFVVKTLEEVVETRLIPLLDQAAKSTKVLDLQDVLRRFAFDTICKVSLGTDPHCLDDLSHVPILVEAFDNASQACAMRGMAPIYAVWKSKRALNLGSEKKLKENVKRVHCCISEIIEKKKQKINENGDHKNMDLLSRLLIAGHEDEVVRDMVISFLIAGRDTTSSALTWLFWLTTKHHDVKNEMISEITSINNGDKALEFDDLKEMKYLQACLNESMRLYPPVAWDSKHAAKDDILPDGTRVQKGNRVTYFQYGMGRMEEIWGKDRLEFKPDRWLDENGVSKSVCPYKFPVFQAGPRVCLGKEMAFTQMKYVLASVLRRFEIKPVNVDKPVFVPLLTAHMAGGFNVRIYHRGSA; encoded by the coding sequence ATGTTTCTTTCCCTCTTACTTTCCTTCATTTTAGGgtttctttccttctcttttttgtcTTTCTCCAAAAAACTTCATCTCAAATGCAGAAGAATCACACCCATCTATGGCCCTTCTTCTTATCCAATCCTTGGCTGTCTTATTTCCTTCTACAAAAATAGTCACCGTCTATTGGATTGGTACACTGAACTTTTATCAGAGTCACCCACACAAACCATTCTCGTTCAACGCTTTGGCGCACCTCGAACTATAATCACAGCCAATGCGAATAACGTTGAGCACATTCTCAAAACGAACTTCATTAATTATCCTAAGGGTCAGCCATTTACAGAGATATTAGGCGATTTTCTAGGGATGGGAATCTTCAATGTAGACGGCGAGCGATGGAACACGCAGCGCAAATTGGCTAGCCACGAGTTCAGCACAAAGTCATTGAGGGAATTTGTGGTCAAAACTCTAGAAGAAGTAGTTGAGACGAGACTGATTCCATTGCTTGACCAAGCTGCAAAATCTACCAAAGTGTTGGACTTGCAAGACGTGCTTAGGCGTTTTGCATTCGACACAATTTGCAAGGTGTCACTCGGCACTGACCCACATTGCTTGGACGATCTTTCGCACGTGCCAATTCTGGTTGAAGCGTTTGACAACGCTTCTCAAGCGTGTGCCATGCGTGGGATGGCGCCTATATACGCGGTCTGGAAAAGCAAGAGAGCGCTCAATTTAGGATCCGAGAAGAAGCTGAAAGAAAACGTGAAACGAGTTCACTGTTGTATTAGCGAGATCAtagagaaaaagaaacaaaagatcaATGAAAATGGGGATCACAAAAACATGGATCTTCTCTCAAGATTATTAATTGCTGGCCACGAAGAtgaggtggtaagagatatggTCATAAGTTTTTTAATAGCAGGAAGAGATACTACTTCTTCAGCCTTGACTTGGCTTTTTTGGCTAACTACCAAACATCACGACGTCAAAAACGAAATGATCAGTGAAATAACGTCGATCAACAATGGCGATAAGGCACTCGAATTCGACGACTTGAAAGAGATGAAGTATTTACAAGCGTGTTTGAATGAATCAATGAGGCTTTATCCGCCAGTGGCTTGGGACTCAAAGCATGCGGCTAAAGATGACATTTTACCCGACGGTACAAGAGTTCAAAAAGGAAATAGAGTTACTTATTTTCAGTACGGAATGGGTAGAATGGAGGAGATATGGGGAAAAGACCGACTTGAATTTAAACCGGATCGTTGGTTGGATGAAAATGGAGTGTCGAAAAGTGTTTGTCCATATAAGTTTCCAGTGTTTCAAGCAGGTCCAAGGGTGTGTTTGGGAAAAGAAATGGCATTTACACAGATGAAGTATGTGTTGGCTTCAGTACTAAGGCGGTTCGAGATTAAACCGGTGAATGTAGATAAGCCGGTTTTTGTGCCTCTTTTAACTGCACACATGGCTGGTGGTTTCAATGTGAGAATCTATCACCGTGGCAGCGCATGA